The Thamnophis elegans isolate rThaEle1 chromosome Z, rThaEle1.pri, whole genome shotgun sequence genome contains a region encoding:
- the LOC116521681 gene encoding LOW QUALITY PROTEIN: olfactory receptor 11H6-like (The sequence of the model RefSeq protein was modified relative to this genomic sequence to represent the inferred CDS: substituted 1 base at 1 genomic stop codon) produces MEVTNGTTVQEFILLGLDSGPEKRFFLSILFTIIYISTLTENSAVIMLVRVDAQMTQLPMYNFLANFSLLEICYVTSMMPHMLFDLAFPXGIISFQACFLQFYFFYSLGSTEDFFLSAMALDRYLAICHPLYYPTIMSPKNCSKLVASCWMDGFLVYTVSIMLVSRLSFCCPNISDHFLCDQWFLFIACPPLGNIPLILFSMNIFIILGNLIFATISNGVIIVTLIKSSNQSGRKKAFSTISFHITVVTLFYGSVAGLYVAPGGKDQSRASKIVTIFYTAVTPFFNPIIYCLRNNRVKEALGRVLQRTEQWLRKKKMTI; encoded by the coding sequence ATGGAGGTGACCAATGGGACCACAGTCCAGGAATTCATTTTGCTAGGCTTGGACAGTGGACCAGAAAAAAGGTTCTTCCTCTCTATCCTTTTTACTATTATCTACATCAGCACTTTAACTGAGAACTCTGCTGTTATCATGCTGGTGCGTGTAGATGCACAAATGACACAGCTCCCCATGTACAACTTTTTGGCAAACTTCTCCCTGCTGGAGATCTGCTATGTGACCAGTATGATGCCTCATATGCTCTTCGATCTGGCTTTTCCTTGAGGGATCATCTCCTTCCAAGCCTGTTTCCTTCAGTTCTACTTTTTCTACTCCCTTGGCAGCACTGAAGACTTCTTCCTCTCAGCCATGGCTTTGGATCGCTATCTAGCCATCTGCCACCCACTTTATTATCCAACAATTATGTCTCCAAAGAACTGCTCCAAGCTTGTGGCTAGCTGCTGGATGGATGGCTTTTTGGTATATACTGTCTCCATAATGTTGGTCTCTAGGCTGTCCTTCTGCTGCCCCAATATCTCTGACCACTTTTTGTGTGATCAATGGTTCCTGTTCATAGCTTGCCCTCCACTTGGAAATATTCCACTTATCCTCTTTTCCATGAATATTTTCATCATATTAGGGAACTTAATCTTTGCAACTATTTCCAATGGTGTTATCATTGTCACATTGATCAAATCCTCTAACCAAAGTGGCAGGAAGAAAGCCTTCTCCACCATATCCTTTCATATCACAGTAGTGACCCTTTTCTATGGTTCTGTGGCAGGACTGTATGTAGCTCCAGGTGGGAAAGATCAGTCGCGTGCCTCTAAAATAGTCACCATCTTCTACACTGCCGTTACGCCTTTTTTCAATCCTATCATTTACTGTCTGAGGAACAATCGTGTGAAGGAGGCCCTGGGTAGGGTTCTGCAAAGGACAGAGCAAtggctgagaaaaaaaaagatgacaatATGA
- the LOC116521680 gene encoding olfactory receptor 11G2-like, translating into MELTNGTTVHEFILLGLEEGNQKRFFLRILFTIVYISTLAENGTIIMLVRVDAQLAQLPMYNFLANFSLLEICYVTTTLPRMLFDLAFPRGIISFQACFLQFYIFYSLGSTEDFFLSAMALDRYLAICHPLYYPTIMSPKNCSKLVASCWMAGFLVYAVPIILISRLSFCGPNISDHFLCDQWLLSLACPPLGNVPLILFSMNIFIILGNLIFVTISYGVIIVTLIKSSNQSGRKKAFSTISFHLMVVALFYGSVAGLYVAPGGKDQSRASKIVTVFYTAVTPLLNPMIYCLRNNQMKEALDRLVRQVEQWLRKKDHIVTTGMERRNRITSLYYHCC; encoded by the coding sequence ATGGAGCTGACCAATGGAACTACAGTCCATGAATTCATCTTGCTAGGCTTGGAGGAAGGGAATCAGAAACGGTTCTTCCTCCGTATCCTTTTTACTATTGTCTACATCAGCACGTTGGCTGAGAACGGCACCATTATCATGCTGGTGCGTGTAGATGCGCAATTGGCACAGCTCCCCATGTACAACTTTTTGGCAAACTTCTCCCTGCTGGAGATCTGCTACGTGACTACCACCCTGCCTCGTATGCTCTTCGATCTGGCTTTTCCTCGAGGGATCATCTCCTTCCAAGCCTGTTTCCTTCAGTTCTACATTTTCTACTCCCTTGGCAGCACTGAAGACTTCTTCCTCTCAGCCATGGCTTTGGATCGCTATCTAGCCATCTGCCACCCACTTTATTATCCAACAATTATGTCTCCAAAAAACTGCTCCAAGCTTGTGGCTAGCTGCTGGATGGCTGGCTTTTTGGTATATGCTGTCCCCATAATATTGATCTCCAGGCTGTCTTTCTGTGGCCCCAATATCTCTGACCACTTTTTGTGTGATCAATGGCTCCTGTCCTTAGCTTGCCCTCCACTTGGAAATGTCCCTCTTATCCTCTTTTCCATGAATATTTTCATCATATTAGGGAACTTAATCTTTGTAACTATTTCCTATGGCGTTATCATTGTCACATTGATCAAATCCTCTAACCAAAGTGGCAGGAAGAAAGCCTTCTCCACCATATCTTTCCATCTCATGGTGGTGGCCCTTTTCTATGGTTCTGTGGCAGGACTGTATGTAGCTCCAGGTGGGAAAGATCAGTCGCGTGCCTCTAAAATAGTCACCGTCTTCTACACTGCAGTTACGCCCCTTCTCAACCCCATGATCTACTGTCTGAGGAACAATCAGATGAAGGAGGCCCTGGACAGGTTGGTGAGACAAGTGGAGCAATGGCTAAGAAAAAAAGATCACATCGTGACAacaggaatggaaaggagaaatCGAATCACCAGCCTTTATTATCACTGTTGTTAA
- the LOC116521682 gene encoding olfactory receptor 11G2-like, translating into MELSNGTTVQEFILLGLERGQEKRFYLLILFSFTYVITLIENTIIIILVQLDDHLAKLPMYILLGNFSWLEMCYVTTTMPRMIFDLASPQGIISFQACFLQFYVFFSCGSTECFFLSAMAVDRYLAICHPLRYPTIMSSRNCSKLVVGCWIAGFLGYAVPVTLISRLSFCGSNVIDNFLCDQGLLSLACSPSKNVFFISQISMNFLISLGNFAFVTISYGFVIATLIKSSNHHSRKKAFSTISFHLLVVILFYGSVAGMYVAPGGKTQSRTAKIVTVFYTAVTPFLNPMIYCLRNDQVKEALGRLLRRMEQRLRDKN; encoded by the coding sequence ATGGAGCTATCTAATGGAACCACAGTCCAGGAATTCATTTTATTGGGTTTGGAGAGAGGACAGGAAAAGCGATTCTATCTCCTTATCCTTTTCAGTTTTACATACGTAATAACTTTGATTGAAAACACCATTATTATCATCCTGGTACAACTAGATGACCACTTAGCTAAGCTGCCCATGTACATCctcttgggaaatttctcctggtTGGAAATGTGCTATGTGACTACCACCATGCCTCGTATGATCTTTGATCTGGCTTCCCCTCAGGGAATCATCTCCTTCCAAGCCTGTTTCCTTCAGTTCTACGTTTTCTTCTCATGTGGCAGCACTGAATGCTTCTTCCTCTCAGCCATGGCTGTTGATCGCTACTTGGCCATATGCCACCCACTCCGCTACCCAACAATTATGTCTTCAAGAAACTGCTCCAAGCTTGTAGTTGGTTGCTGGATTGCTGGGTTCTTGGGATATGCCGTCCCAGTGACTTTGATCTCGAGACTGTCCTTTTGTGGCTCCAATGTCATTGACAATTTTTTATGTGATCAAGGCCTCCTGTCCCTGGCTTGTTCACCatcaaaaaatgttttttttataagTCAGATTTCCATGAATTTTTTGATTTCGTTAGGCAACTTTGCCTTTGTCACTATCTCCTATGGTTTTGTCATTGCCACACTTATCAAATCCTCTAACCACCACAGCAGAAAGAAAGCCTTCTCCACCATATCCTTCCATCTCCTGGTGGTGATCCTTTTCTATGGCTCTGTGGCAGGAATGTATGTAGCTCCAGGTGGAAAAACTCAGTCACGTACTGCTAAAATAGTCACCGTCTTCTACACTGCTGTTACACCTTTTCTCAACCCCATGATCTACTGCCTGAGGAATGATCAGGTGAAGGAGGCTCTGGGCAGGTTGCTGAGAAGGATGGAGCAAAGACTGAGAGATAAAAATTGA
- the LOC116521675 gene encoding olfactory receptor 11G2-like — protein MVTANSTKVQEFILVSFGDGQKKRFLLLVFFTTLYILTLAENIIIITVVVLDTILARLPMYILLSNFSWLEMCYVSTTVPRMILDLTSPNGTISFHACFLQFYIFFSLGATECFFLSTMALDRYLAICHPLRYPYIMSPRSCYGLVAVCWILGFLWTLIPVVLISTLDFCGPNIIDHLLCDPGPIISLACSPFGNMLLRYQFAMSALLILLNMLFVVLSYSAVGLTLIKATHQSGSKKAFSTISFHLMVVTLFYGSVAGMYVVPPAESQSDITKIVTVFYTAITPFLNPMIYCLRNDQMKEALGRVKRSKVTVLRFNTNKR, from the coding sequence ATGGTGACAGCAAATAGCACCAAAGTCCAGGAATTCATTTTGGTGAGCTTTGGAGATGGGCAGAAGAAACGCTTCCTGCTCCTCGTTTTTTTCACTACTCTCTACATCCTTACTTTGGCTGAGAACATCATCATTATCACCGTGGTAGTACTGGACACCATCTTGGCCCGTCTTCCCATGTATATCCTCCTGAGCAACTTTTCCTGGCTAGAGATGTGTTACGTGAGCACAACAGTGCCTCGTATGATCTTGGATCTGACCTCACCAAACGGGACCATCTCCTTCCACGCCTGCTTCCTTCAGTTCTACATCTTCTTTAGTCTTGGGGCCACTGAGTGCTTTTTCCTCTCAACCATGGCCTTGGATCGCTATTTGGCTATCTGCCACCCACTACGCTACCCCTACATCATGTCTCCCCGTTCCTGCTATGGCCTGGTGGCTGTCTGTTGGATTCTTGGCTTTCTGTGGACTCTAATCCCAGTTGTTCTGATCTCCACGTTGGATTTCTGTGGTCCCAACATCATTGACCATTTGTTATGTGATCCTGGACCCATCATTTCCTTGGCCTGCTCTCCATTTGGAAATATGCTCCTTCGCTATCAATTTGCAATGAGCGCCCTGCTCATCTTACTCAACATGTTATTTGTTGTGTTATCCTACAGCGCTGTGGGTCTCACCTTAATAAAAGCCACTCACCAAAGTGGCAGTAAGAAGGCCTTCTCCACCATATCCTTCCATCTCATGGTGGTCACTCTTTTCTACGGTTCCGTAGCAGGAATGTATGTAGTCCCACCTGCAGAAAGCCAGTCAGATATCACAAAAATTGTCACTGTCTTCTATACTGCCATTACACCTTTTCTCAATCCCATGATCTACTGCCTGAGGAATGATCAGATGAAGGAGGCCCTGGGCAGAGTGAAAAGAAGTAAGGTAACTGTACTGAGATTTAACACAAATAAACGCTAG
- the LOC116521683 gene encoding olfactory receptor 11G2-like, which translates to MDSTNKTSVEEFVLLGFGVGQHNRVLLLVLFTFLYVLTLAENITIIILVFLDTHLGRLPMYILLSNFSWLEMCYVSSIVPRMIFDLAVPGGIISFKGCLIQFYIFFILGGTECFFLSIMALDRYAAICHPLHYPQMMSQNLCYILVAVCWILGFLWYLVPAVLISKLSFCGSNVIDHFLCDAGPILSLACPPLGIVPTLSQVCLSGLLLGNMTFVILSYSTVIFTLMKTSNKGSRKKGFSTISFHLIVVSLFYGSVTGMYLLPGGESQLGITKAMTLFYTTFTPFLNPLIYCLRNNQVKEALNTLLRRKMRLLWNKE; encoded by the coding sequence ATGGATTCAACCAATAAGACTTCAGTTGAGGAATTTGTTTTACTAGGTTTTGGAGTTGGACAGCACAACCGTGTGCTGCTCCTCGTCCTTTTCACTTTTCTCTATGTCCTCACTTTGGCTGAGAACATCACCATTATTATCTTGGTGTTTCTAGACACCCATCTGGGCCGACTTCCAATGTACATCCTGCTGAGTAACTTCTCCTGGTTGGAAATGTGCTACGTCTCCTCCATAGTTCCTCGCATGATCTTTGATTTAGCAGTTCCTGGCGGCATCATTTCTTTCAAAGGGTGTTTAATCCAGTTCTACATCTTCTTCATCCTTGGAGGCACTGAATGCTTTTTCCTTTCAATTATGGCCTTAGATCGGTACGCGGCCATCTGCCACCCATTGCACTACCCACAGATGATGTCTCAAAACCTCTGCTACATTCTGGTGGCTGTTTGTTGGATCCTTGGCTTTCTGTGGTATCTTGTCCCAGCGGTGTTGATCTCTAAGTTGTCCTTTTGTGGCTCCAATGTAATTGACCACTTTTTGTGTGATGCTGGCCCAATCTTATCCCTGGCTTGCCCTCCGCTTGGGATAGTTCCCACTTTGAGCCAGGTTTGCCTCAGCGGTCTGCTCTTAGGTAATATGACGTTTGTTATTCTGTCCTACAGCACTGTGATTTTCACTCTAATGAAGACGTCCAACAAAGGCAGTCGTAAGAAGGGATTTTCCACCATCTCTTTCCATCTAATTGTGGTCTCGCTTTTCTATGGTTCAGTGACAGGCATGTACTTGTTGCCAGGTGGAGAAAGTCAGCTGGGTATCACTAAGGCAATGACGCTCTTCTATACCACGTTTACACCTTTTCTCAACCCCTTGATCTACTGTCTGAGGAACAACCAAGTGAAAGAAGCACTGAATACATTACTAAGGAGAAAGATGAGACTCCTATGGAACAAAGAATAG